GCTAGAGTCAAATATACTTTAGAAGAAAAAAAGGCTAATCCTAATCGAAAGAACAGAAGAGGAAGGTCGCCATTACATGAAGCTGTATTTGAGAAAAATGAGGAAATAATCACTACTTTAATTGAAGCAGGTGCTAATCCCAATATAAAAAACGATAATGGTGATACTCCCCTACATTTAACTGTTACTGGGGATATAGTTGCTTTGCTAGTAGAAGCAGGTGCAGATGTTAATTCAGTTAATAGCGATGGTTATACACCATTTATGAAAAGGGTAGATGGTTATCAAGAATATCATGATAAACAGGAAAAGGATCCAATCATGATTATGCTGGATGCAGGCGCAGATTTAAACAAGAAATATTCTGACGGTACTACTCCTCTACATAACATGGTCATGAAGAGTAATGAATATGCAATAGAATTTATAGAAAGAGGAGCAGACATTCACGCCAAGAATAATGAAGGACTAACTCCATTACATTATGCTGCAAAATACGGGAATATACCCATGGTTAAATACCTTCTGGAGAAGGGAGCAGATATTGAAGCGGTAGATAATGATGGAAAAACTGCCTTAGCATACAGTTTGTATAATATTGACATGGTAAAGCTTTTATTAAGTGAAGAAGCTGATGTTAATCATTTGGACAACCAAGGAAGAAGCATATTGTTTTATGAAGGAGTAAACCTAGAGCTCCTTGAAGTATTACAGGAAGCAGGTATCGATTTTCATCTTGTAGATAAAGAAGGAAAAACAGCTTTATTTAATAATTATTATGATATAGATGAAGTGAAATATTTAGTTGAAAAAGTAGGGCTAGATGTAAGTCAAGCTGATAGTAAATCAACTACACCTTTACATGTAATAAAGAGTTACAGGGGAAAAATAGCTGAATATCTAGTAAGCAAAGGTGCCGATGTTAATGCCATTGACCATGAGGGAAGAAGTCCATTATTTTACGATACACCAAAGAAAGCATTATTAGAACTAGGTGCAGACATAAATATAGTAGATAGTTATGGTCGAACTGCTTTATTCTATGCAAAGAGAGATGAAGATGTAGAAATCTTGGTAACAGCTGGTTTTGATGTTAACGCAGAAGATCATAAGGGATTGAGACCTTTACATTATGTTTTAACTCAAACAGAAAAATGGATTGATTACAACCTTGTAAAAGCACTGCTGGATCTGGGAGCTAATGTGAATGCAGAAGATTTTGACGGGAATACTCCACTAGAAACACTTAAGAAGCACAACCCACGTCAAGATAAGACCCAAAAAGCATTTGGAGTAATACCTAATGGTGATGTAATAAGATTGCTAGAAAGCAGGTCTGGTAAGAGAAGGTAATATTAAAATCATTCGGTGCCATTAATTTTAAATCTTGCTATTACATCTGGATTATATTAATAGCAACTAATAACTAAAGATATAGAGGGATAGATTTGAAAAAGAAAAATTATGTAAATAAAAAGATATTTTCAACTTTTAAGCATATATGTTTACTATTGTCTATATTGGCTGTTTTGATTTTATGGGGTTGTGGATATCAGAAGGAATCCAAGACCTCTGATATTTCACCTCACGAGACAAGTATTGAAGCAAATAATGAAGTAATTAACGATATAAATAATAATGATGTAACTGATATAGAAGAAGACTTAAATTCATATAACTTTGTTTTATCATTTGCAGGTGATATTAATTTTGATGAGAATTGGAGTACTATGGAGTATTATAACACAGTTGAAAATGGCATCTATGACTGCTTTTCTCCTGAGTTAATACAGATGATGCGAGACGCAGATATTATGTGTCTCAACAATGAGTTTACATATAGCACAAATGGAACTCCACTAGAAGGAAAATACTATACATTTAGGGCTCATCCATCTAGGGTCAATATTTTAAAGGAGCTGGGGGTAGATATCGTAAGTCTTGCCAACAATCATGTATATGATTATGGTGTACAATCATTGATAGACACTATGGCAACATTAAAACAAGCTGATATACTTTATTATGGCGCTGGTCATAACCTAGATGAAGCCATGTCACCTGTTTATTTTGAAATACAAGGTAAGACTATCGCATATGTAGCAGCTTCAAGAGCCGAAAAATACAAGATGACTCCTCAAGCCACAGAAGATTCTCCTGGAATTTTACGATGCTATGATACAGAGTTGTTTATTCAGACTATAAAAGAAGCAAAGGAAAATGCAGACTATGTTATTGCATATGTTCATTGGGGTACAGAAAATACCTATGAATTAGAAGAAGTACAGCTTACTACAGGTAAAGAATACCTAGATGCAGGTGCAGATATAGTAATAGGCGCACATCCCCATTGTCTTCAGGGAATAGAGTATTATAATGGAAAGCCTATTGTATATAGCCTTGGCAACTTCTGGTTTAATGATAGAACTATAGATACTATGCTATTAAATATACATTTCTACGGTGATGATACAGAAGAGTTTATAGAACTAGAAATTGTCCCTGCCATACAAGAAAATCATGTAACTAGAATTGTAACAGAGCAATCAGAAAAGGAACGTATTTTTTCATTTTTAGAGGACATATCTATTAATGTGGAGATTGATGAAGAGGGGATTATTTCGGAAGTGAGTAATTAGATATAGGAAAACTCTAGCTAGGGCTGGTCGTTGTACCAGCTTTTTACTATTTTGAACACTATTTATCAATCTAGGCACAATCTTGTCATTCCGAGCGCAAGCGAGGAATCTCAGCTTATAAAATATAAAAATTCTAGCTAGTCCATGGTGAGAGCTATGTTTTTGTGTATTTTAGAGGGAATTCGATATCTAAAAAAACTAAATTTAAAGGAAATTAATAAAAAATGTGGAATAGGATAGGTGAGAAACGCATTAGTTGACAAAGTAATCAGGGT
This genomic stretch from Proteiniborus sp. DW1 harbors:
- a CDS encoding ankyrin repeat domain-containing protein yields the protein MKNYYELLDIDFESSREEIEKKLLKLHKKARYQNSFAPNDEKRFEAKKELEIIEEAREILLDDSKRNEYNKRLKEINVASTPKLDSKDEISLYMKTEKTSMAPDKETGIKQTRDKELKHEAKENPTIEKKDDCQAENIEKVTIEKFEPRKLTPSRVPIKADEKDLGEFLKKIKEESREKERIEEAKKAEAKKAQEAKKDNQLSAMEEYELKLKNRREAQNRKFNKWVMSRVITLLLIVAGIFAYLTGGSFNTIDIRDLDGSTKLMDAVSSGSVARVKYTLEEKKANPNRKNRRGRSPLHEAVFEKNEEIITTLIEAGANPNIKNDNGDTPLHLTVTGDIVALLVEAGADVNSVNSDGYTPFMKRVDGYQEYHDKQEKDPIMIMLDAGADLNKKYSDGTTPLHNMVMKSNEYAIEFIERGADIHAKNNEGLTPLHYAAKYGNIPMVKYLLEKGADIEAVDNDGKTALAYSLYNIDMVKLLLSEEADVNHLDNQGRSILFYEGVNLELLEVLQEAGIDFHLVDKEGKTALFNNYYDIDEVKYLVEKVGLDVSQADSKSTTPLHVIKSYRGKIAEYLVSKGADVNAIDHEGRSPLFYDTPKKALLELGADINIVDSYGRTALFYAKRDEDVEILVTAGFDVNAEDHKGLRPLHYVLTQTEKWIDYNLVKALLDLGANVNAEDFDGNTPLETLKKHNPRQDKTQKAFGVIPNGDVIRLLESRSGKRR
- a CDS encoding CapA family protein — protein: MKKKNYVNKKIFSTFKHICLLLSILAVLILWGCGYQKESKTSDISPHETSIEANNEVINDINNNDVTDIEEDLNSYNFVLSFAGDINFDENWSTMEYYNTVENGIYDCFSPELIQMMRDADIMCLNNEFTYSTNGTPLEGKYYTFRAHPSRVNILKELGVDIVSLANNHVYDYGVQSLIDTMATLKQADILYYGAGHNLDEAMSPVYFEIQGKTIAYVAASRAEKYKMTPQATEDSPGILRCYDTELFIQTIKEAKENADYVIAYVHWGTENTYELEEVQLTTGKEYLDAGADIVIGAHPHCLQGIEYYNGKPIVYSLGNFWFNDRTIDTMLLNIHFYGDDTEEFIELEIVPAIQENHVTRIVTEQSEKERIFSFLEDISINVEIDEEGIISEVSN